A window of Candidatus Paceibacterota bacterium genomic DNA:
TATCGTCACTTTGGCGGTGAGTTTCCTCTAAATAACAAATTTTAAATTTGGCCTGGCGCCAGACTTTTGAATGATAAATAAAACGGGCTTGCGGCTCACCTCGACGGGCAATTGGCGGCAGTTGAAAAAAATCTCCGCACAAAACCACTTGCACTCCTCCAAATGGCTCTTCATTTCCTTTGAAAATTTTTAAAACCTGATCTACCAGGTCAAGACGGAAATGATGGAGCATCGAGACTTCATCAATGATCAACACTTTCACTCTTTCAAACCGACTCCATAAATATTTCTTTTCCCGCATAGCTTCGATATCTTGAGGAGTGATTTTATCTCTTATCCCAATCCCTACCCAAGAATGAATCGTCACCCCGCCCATGTGAGTCGCGGCGATCCCGGTCGAAGCCGTCACCCCAACATCGATACCGTTCTCTCGCAAATATTGAATGTATTTATTGAGCACATAGGTCTTGCCGCTTCCCGCCGCCCCAGTCAAATACACACTATGTCCTAGTTTTAAAATATCCAACGCGGTGGCCTGAGTCATGGGAGGAGTATAACATTTTAAGCTCATTTCTGAGCAGCTTGAAATTCGGCAAAGTATTGGCTACCAAATCCCAAAATTTTTGAGAATGGTTGAACTGCCCCAGATGACAAAGCTCATGCACCACAATATAGTCTGCCAAATGTGCTGGCAGGAGAACTATTCTATAATTAAAATTTAGATTTCCTTTACTCGAGCAGCTCCCCCATCTAGTGGTCTGGGCTTTGATTCGGACTGTACCATACTTAAAATTATAAAACTGGTTGAAATATACTAGACGCGTATGCACAAGTAACCGAGCAGTTTCGGCATACTTGAGAAGAGAAGCTTTTTTATTTATTTTGCTTTCTTGATAAAAGCAGAGAGACGAGATTTTTTGCGAGCGGCTGTATTTTTCTTGATAAAGTTGGTCTTGGCTGCTTTGTCGATAGCTTTGTAAGCCAAGGAAAGCTTGGCCTGGGCTTCTTTTGCCTTGCCAGCGATAACGAGCTTTTTGATTTCCTTAGTGACAGTGTCTATATTTTTCTTGCTACGCATGTTGAAAACACGCTTTTTAGCTGAACCTCTAAGAGCTTTTTTGGCGGATGATGTGATTGGCATATGTAGCGAGAGAATAACACAAGAAGACTGTAGATGCAACGTTTGGTCAGCTAGATGCAAGGGTTTGGCTGGTTTGCTACAATACAGCCATGATTTCTCAGCTTACAGGCACAGTCTCTTATCACAACGAAAAATTTGCCGTTTTGAACGTTGGAGGAGTGGGTTATAAAGTACATGGGACTTTTGAAACACTCGAAAAAGCGGCTCTGCAGAGCCAAAAAGGTCCGGTGACAATCTGGACCCACCTTGTCGTCCGTGAAGACGCCCTCGATCTATACGGATTTTTAGAAAAGGAAGCTTTGGATTTTTTTGAACTTTTGATTTCTATTTCTGGCATCGGACCAAAGTCAGCTCTTGGTATTTTAAATGTAGCCACTGTTTCCGCTTTGAAAAAAGCCGTTTCTTCTGGCGATACTTCACATTTAACCAAAGTTTCCGGCATCGGGAAAAAGAATGCAGACAAAATTGTACTCGAACTCAAAGGTAAATTTGGGCTGGAAGGAAACGATGAGGCCGGTGACATCACTCTTCATGAAGAAGTCGACGCCCTAGAAGCTCTCAAATCTCTAGGCTTTGATCACAAAGCGGCTCGTGAAGCTCTAAAAAATATTCCTATCAAAACAGAGGGCGGATCAAAAGGTCATTCTACTAGCGATCGCGTCAAAGCCGCTCTAAAAATTTTGAGTAAGTAAACTAAAATAAAAACCAGATCATGCCAGAACTTCCCGAAGTCCACACCACTGCCACCATGCTTGATAAGTTTGTCAAAAACAAACGTATTTTGGATGTGTGGACGGATTATAAAAGCACTTACCACACAGGTCGACCAAACATAAAGGACCCAAAATACTTCTCAAGGTTTCGTAAAGAAGTTTCGGGTAAAAAAATCCTGCGAGTCCACCGTCGGGCTAAAAATGTCCTCTTGGACTTGGAAGATGGCCAGACAATCTTGATCCATATGAAGATGACCGGGCACCTTTTATACAGTCAATATATTTTTGATAAAAAGAAAAACAGCTGGAGCCCAAAGGATAAAAATGGCCTCTTTGCTGGGCCTTTCAGCCGTTTTGTGCATCTTGTTTTTAGTCTGTCTGACGGCAAACACATGGCTTTTTCGGATATGCGTAAATTTGCCAGTGTTTCACTCATCCCCGATCCTGCGACCCTCAAAAAAACTTTTGAAAAGGTAGGGCCGGAACCTCTGGAAAAAACTTTCACTTGGCAAACTTTGCGCGCTAGGCTGCTCCTGCGGCCAAAGGGAAAAATCAAAACTGTTTTAATGGACCACAACGTAGTGGCAGGGATCGGCAATATTTATTCGGATGAGATTTTGTGGGCTGCTCGTATTCACCCAGAGCGTAGAATCTCTACTCTTTCTGAAACAGATTTTCGGGAAATATTAAAATGGATCAAAAAACTTTTGGCCAAAGGGATTGATTTTGGAGGCGACTCAATGAGTGACTATCGCAACCCTCTCGGCGAACGAGGTGATTTTCAAAACCACCACAATGTCTATAGACGCAAAAATCTACCGTGTTTACGAAAAAGATGCCCTGGGACTATCCAAAGAAAAGTAATAGGCCAGCGTTCAGCTCATTTTTGCCCCGTTTGCCAAAAGTAAGCGTGATAAAAAAATCGATAAGAAAATTTAAATATTTAAAATCCTAAACAAAGCAATCCCAAAAGAAACGCTGACATTTAGAGATTCTTTTTTGCCTTTCATGGGTATTTCAGCTACCACGTCACATTGAGCCAAAAGTTGCTTCGACATACCCTTTACTTCATTTCCGACCAAAAAGGCCGTTCCGCGCCTCTCCCCTTTTTTATTTTCAGTTAATTTTACTTTTTTATAATCCACAGCTCGAACATGTTGCTCTATGGCTATAAGCTTCACCCTTTCTTTTTTTAAGTTTTTAATGAGGCTTGTCGGAGTTTTGGCATATACCCAAGGAATATTTTTTTCTGCCCCTAGGGCTGTCTTGGCAATGTCTTTTCTTTCTCGGCCAAACTTATCTACAGGCGTGGGTGTATAACCCGTTAAAAATATTTTTGAGACGCCCGCCGCATCGGCTGTTCTAAAAATAGACCCGACATTGTGGGTGCTGCGAATGTTGTGAAGAATTAGGAAAACCATGTCCCCATACTACCCTGACAATTCG
This region includes:
- a CDS encoding AAA family ATPase, with the translated sequence MTQATALDILKLGHSVYLTGAAGSGKTYVLNKYIQYLRENGIDVGVTASTGIAATHMGGVTIHSWVGIGIRDKITPQDIEAMREKKYLWSRFERVKVLIIDEVSMLHHFRLDLVDQVLKIFKGNEEPFGGVQVVLCGDFFQLPPIARRGEPQARFIYHSKVWRQAKFKICYLEETHRQSDDISLSVLNDIRNNNVSQDTLDHLKPCFSVGMLKINTS
- a CDS encoding M48 family metallopeptidase, coding for MNKKASLLKYAETARLLVHTRLVYFNQFYNFKYGTVRIKAQTTRWGSCSSKGNLNFNYRIVLLPAHLADYIVVHELCHLGQFNHSQKFWDLVANTLPNFKLLRNELKMLYSSHDSGHRVGYFKTRT
- the rpsT gene encoding 30S ribosomal protein S20 encodes the protein MPITSSAKKALRGSAKKRVFNMRSKKNIDTVTKEIKKLVIAGKAKEAQAKLSLAYKAIDKAAKTNFIKKNTAARKKSRLSAFIKKAK
- the ruvA gene encoding Holliday junction branch migration protein RuvA, which codes for MISQLTGTVSYHNEKFAVLNVGGVGYKVHGTFETLEKAALQSQKGPVTIWTHLVVREDALDLYGFLEKEALDFFELLISISGIGPKSALGILNVATVSALKKAVSSGDTSHLTKVSGIGKKNADKIVLELKGKFGLEGNDEAGDITLHEEVDALEALKSLGFDHKAAREALKNIPIKTEGGSKGHSTSDRVKAALKILSK
- the mutM gene encoding DNA-formamidopyrimidine glycosylase, which translates into the protein MPELPEVHTTATMLDKFVKNKRILDVWTDYKSTYHTGRPNIKDPKYFSRFRKEVSGKKILRVHRRAKNVLLDLEDGQTILIHMKMTGHLLYSQYIFDKKKNSWSPKDKNGLFAGPFSRFVHLVFSLSDGKHMAFSDMRKFASVSLIPDPATLKKTFEKVGPEPLEKTFTWQTLRARLLLRPKGKIKTVLMDHNVVAGIGNIYSDEILWAARIHPERRISTLSETDFREILKWIKKLLAKGIDFGGDSMSDYRNPLGERGDFQNHHNVYRRKNLPCLRKRCPGTIQRKVIGQRSAHFCPVCQK
- a CDS encoding TrmH family RNA methyltransferase, whose translation is MVFLILHNIRSTHNVGSIFRTADAAGVSKIFLTGYTPTPVDKFGRERKDIAKTALGAEKNIPWVYAKTPTSLIKNLKKERVKLIAIEQHVRAVDYKKVKLTENKKGERRGTAFLVGNEVKGMSKQLLAQCDVVAEIPMKGKKESLNVSVSFGIALFRILNI